From a single Glycine soja cultivar W05 chromosome 19, ASM419377v2, whole genome shotgun sequence genomic region:
- the LOC114399859 gene encoding kinesin-like protein KIN-7D, mitochondrial — protein MPRYCSSSMSSFYISGGGGRSMTPSCGHNESVYYGYGNPSLVEFGMDEEVITEPVDSSRARDSISVTIHFRPLSEREYHNGDEIAWYADGDKIVRNEYNPAIAYVFGNLSGGYEGRSCFVSRTCPFLYCCWGS, from the exons ATGCCTCGCTACTGTTCCTCTTCCATGTCGTCGTTTTACATCTCTGGTGGCGGTGGACGATCCATGACTCCGAGTTGCGGTCACAACGAGTCTGTCTACTACGGCTACGGTAATCCTTCGCTGGTGGAGTTCGGGATGGATGAGGAGGTGATCACGGAGCCCGTTGATTCGTCCAGAGCTCGGGATAGCATTTCGGTCACGATTCATTTCAGACCGTTGAG TGAAAGAGAGTACCACAATGGAGACGAGATCGCGTGGTATGCAGACGGTGATAAGATTGTGCGCAATGAGTATAATCCAGCTATTGCTTATGTGTTTG GGAACTTATCTGGAGGGTATGAAGGAAGAAGCTGTTTTGTCTCCAGGACATGCCCTTTCCTTTATTGCTGTTGGGGAAG CTGA